AATGTTTTTCAAAACGGGAATTTTTCTTTTAGTATAAGCTAATTGTTGGTAAAACTTAAAATTTTCTATTTCCTTAATTTTTTCATCACGTATCCATTCACTTTTTGGGGTGCTTACGTAGTCAAAATTACTCCATTCTTCGAGTGTAGTGGCAAAATTAAAACCTTTAGCTAGTAATTCATCTGCAATTTTATTACCAGGGTATGGTTTAAAATAAAAAATACCCATATTAAACTTACTACTCATTTTTCTTAACTCTTTAACCATATTCATGGTGGCATTCATGCTTTCTTCTTTCTCGCCAGGGAAGCCAATTATGATACTGAAATTAATTCCAATATCATATTTAATGCATTTAGTAGCTGAATCAAAAACCTGTTCTAGTTTAATATCTTTTTGCATCCAATTCAACATTTCCTGAGAGCCAGCTTCCATTCCTATCATTACTTTTTCTAATCCCGATTTTTTACAAAGCTCCCAAACATCATCTTCTAATCTAACTCCTTGGTCGGCACGCATAGTTCCAAACCAGGTAATGGGTAGCTTCCTCTTAATAAATTCTTCTGCTATAGCTTTAACTCTTTTACTGTTGGTGAAAAATGTTTCATCTTGAAAATGGACATGCTCAAATTTGTATTTTTTCCAAAGTTCTTCAATTTCATTGACCATCCGTTCTGCACTAAAGCCATACCATCCTCTTTTGTACATAAATGGGTCAGCACAAAACGAACATCTAAATCTGCAGCCTTGAGAAGAAATGTAATCAATTTGTTTTCTTCCACTTAATTTCATGTAAGAAGGAACATCAATTAATTCATAATTAAAAGCAGGAAATTGATTGATATCTAGCATTACTCTTTCGTCATTAGAAATGACTTTGTTTTCTTGATTTTTAAAGCTAATTCCTTGCAATCCTTCCAAGCTAGAATGTGTCTCCAGACGTTCTAATAGTTCTTTAAAAGTAATTTCTCCTTGACCTTTTACCACGATATCTATTGCATCATCATGAAGTGTTTGCTCTGGAAATAACGATGGATGCCAGCCACCCCATACTACCGGAATTTTTGGAAATAATTTTTTTACTTCACGTGATATTTTTTGAGCGTCTTTTATTGGAGCACCCGTTAAAACAGTTGTTGCAAAGCAAATTCCATTGTTGGATAGTGCCGTTTTTATTTTTTCAAGTGGATTTTTCTCTAATCGCGCATCTATAATTTCGATGTTGTATTTATCTGGATTTAAATAAGAGCCAACTGCTATAAGCGCTAAAGGCATTGTGTAAAACACCGCATATGGATTGTATAAAACAACTGTTTTTTTCATTCAGTGAATTTACTTTTAGAATGTAGATGTTTTGAATTAATGATTGAAAATGAAAATAAACAGAATAATTCCAGAATGGGTTCTTTTATTTTATTAAAAATAGGATTCGCCTTACAAGTTTATACCATTTATTTATGGTTTAATACTGCTCGTTTTTGTTAGGAAAATCTTTAGTTTTCACGTCTTTGATATAATTGGAAACAGCGCCTTGTATTTGGTCGTATAGGTTTAAGTACCTGCGTAAAAAACGAGGACTGAATTC
This genomic window from Bacteroidota bacterium contains:
- a CDS encoding B12-binding domain-containing radical SAM protein gives rise to the protein MKKTVVLYNPYAVFYTMPLALIAVGSYLNPDKYNIEIIDARLEKNPLEKIKTALSNNGICFATTVLTGAPIKDAQKISREVKKLFPKIPVVWGGWHPSLFPEQTLHDDAIDIVVKGQGEITFKELLERLETHSSLEGLQGISFKNQENKVISNDERVMLDINQFPAFNYELIDVPSYMKLSGRKQIDYISSQGCRFRCSFCADPFMYKRGWYGFSAERMVNEIEELWKKYKFEHVHFQDETFFTNSKRVKAIAEEFIKRKLPITWFGTMRADQGVRLEDDVWELCKKSGLEKVMIGMEAGSQEMLNWMQKDIKLEQVFDSATKCIKYDIGINFSIIIGFPGEKEESMNATMNMVKELRKMSSKFNMGIFYFKPYPGNKIADELLAKGFNFATTLEEWSNFDYVSTPKSEWIRDEKIKEIENFKFYQQLAYTKRKIPVLKNIARWRINNNIYTFPLEKKLKEWIMPTPKMA